A part of Xenopus tropicalis strain Nigerian chromosome 4, UCB_Xtro_10.0, whole genome shotgun sequence genomic DNA contains:
- the urod gene encoding uroporphyrinogen decarboxylase — MTEMSMEQPEHLLPECFPPLHNDTFLRAARGEECNHVPVWCMRQAGRYLPEFRETRAGQDFFASCRSPEICCELTLQPLRRFPLDAAIIFSDILVIPQALGMEIRMEPGRGPVFPEPLQTPQDLHKLRSSVDVSEELGYVFHAITLTRHKIEGKVPLIGFTGAPWTLMTYMIEGGGSNTMSKAKRWLYQHPSASHQLLKQLTDVIVEYLVGQVAAGAQALQVFESHAGCLGPQQFSDFSLPYLRDISRRVKHKLKAEGLDQVPMIVFAKDAHYALEDLSQSGYEVVGLDWTIRPQEARERTGKRVTLQGNMDPCALYASKEDIEKTVKKMIEGFGQRGYIANLGHGLYPDMDPDHVGAFISAVHKYSQQKEN; from the exons ATGACAGAGATGAGTATGGAGCAGCCAGAACACTTGCT GCCAGAATGCTTCCCTCCTCTCCATAATGACACATTTCTCCGTGCTGCTCGTGGTGAGGAGTGCAACCATGTTCCAGTGTGGTGTATGAGGCAGGCAGGGCGGTATCTGCCAG AGTTTCGGGAGACACGCGCTGGACAGGATTTCTTTGCGTCATGTCGGAGCCCTGAAATCTGCTGTGAACTCACACTGCAG ccGCTGCGGAGGTTTCCTCTTGATGCTGCTATCATTTTCTCAGACATCCTCGTGATACCACAG GCTCTGGGAATGGAGATCCGGATGGAACCTGGGAGGGGACCTGTATTCCCTGAACCTTTACAGACCCCACAGGACCTGCACAAGCTTAGAAGCTCAGTGGATGTATCAGAGGAGCTGGGATATGTATTTCATGCCATCACACTTACACGGCATAAAATAGAAGGAAAGGTGCCCCTGATTGGATTTACTGGTGCACCA TGGACTTTGATGACCTACATGATAGAGGGAGGAGGATCTAACACTATGTCCAAAGCAAAGCGCTGGCTGTACCAACACCCCTCTGCTAGCCACCAGCTTCTGAAGCAACTCACTGATGTCATTGTGGAATATTTGGTGGGCCAGGTAGCAGCGGgtgctcag GCCTTGCAAGTGTTTGAGTCCCATGCTGGCTGCCTTGGACCCCAGCAGTTCTCTGATTTTTCTCTCCCATATCTTAGAGATATTTCCCGCAGAGTAAAACATAAACTGAAAGCTGAGGGATTGGATCAGGTGCCCATG ATTGTCTTTGCTAAAGATGCCCACTATGCACTGGAGGATCTGTCCCAGTCTGGCTATGAGGTGGTAGGATTGGACTGGACCATAAGACCACAGGAAGCTCG GGAACGCACGGGCAAACGAGTGACTCTTCAGGGCAATATGGATCCCTGTGCTTTGTATGCCAGCAAG GAGGATAttgaaaaaactgtgaaaaagatGATAGAAGGCTTTGGCCAGCGTGGGTACATTGCAAATCTGGGCCATGGTTTGTACCCAGATATGGATCCAGATCACGTGGGGGCATTTATATCAGCAGTGCACAAATATTCACAGCAAAAGGAGAATTAA
- the tmem17l gene encoding transmembrane protein 17A (The RefSeq protein has 1 substitution compared to this genomic sequence) produces the protein MAQAAGVRRQLDSLTRNIFLRDVGRTVPEKSGAPLTGDSEVAPSVSLQIFLYFNAFYFPFWWVCYVIMLQLKYVLLPDYYKFILVVLLILMSVIEVIRLYLGYSGNLQEKVPELAGFCLLSILLQLPLLLFLLCDPGLEPLPLERAVHGILTAFLLIQIPISIFALRKATRHLAGRFHLLGDLDGRA, from the coding sequence ATGGCGCAGGCTGCGGGAGTGCGGCGTCAGCTCGATTCTCTCACGCGTAATATATTCTTGCGCGATGTGGGAAGGACGGTGCCTGAGAAATCTGGGGCTCCCCTTACTGGGGACTCGGAGGTCGCCCCCAGTGTCTCCTTGCAGATATTCCTTTACTTCAACGCTTTCTATTTTCCATTCTGGTGGGTTTGCTACGTTATAATGCTCCAGCTGAAGTACGTGCTGCTCCCTGATTACTATAAGTTCATACTCGTCGTTCTCCTTATCCTAATGTCGGTGATTGAAGTGATTCGGCTGTACTTGGGCTACAGTGGCAACCTGCAAGAAAAGGTTCCAGAACTTGCCGGCTTCTGCCTGCTCAGCATCTTATTGCAGCTGCCGCTGCTGCTCTTCTTGCTGTGTGACCCAGGCTTGGAGCCCCTGCCCCTGGAAAGGGCAGCTCATGGCATCCTGACAGCATTCCTACTTATTCAGATTCccatctccatctttgccctGCGTAAGGCAACCAGGCACCTTGCCGGAAGGTTTCACCTGCTGGGAGACTTGGATGGCCGAGCATGA